A single region of the Pyricularia oryzae 70-15 chromosome 4, whole genome shotgun sequence genome encodes:
- a CDS encoding 3-ketoacyl-CoA thiolase A produces the protein MSVLPRGIRAVLTKSPNDVVILSSLRTPITRSNRGHLKDAYPEELLATVLRATLAANPSLPASAVEDVAVGVVLSELGGSKAARAALNHVGYDTASTSLHTVNRACASSLQAIASTANAIRGDFISVGVAAGMESMTRNYGSRAIPVDMWPALRSETDTVKDARDCVMPMGLTSENVAARYGVSRADQDAMAAESHRRAAAAQDAGRFDAEIVPVQTRFQDVDKAGNPVGEVQDVTVTRDDGVRKGVTVEKLSTLKPAFKADGTSTAGNSSQVSDGAAATLLLRRSTAEKLGLTDSIMGKFVAASVAGCKPDEMGIGPAIAIPKLLGQLGLENKDVQRWEINEAFASQALYCLRELGLEKEWDAGRVNPDGGAIALGHPLGATGARMTATLMHGLKRDGGEVGVVSMCVGTGMGMAGLFVRE, from the coding sequence atgtccGTACTCCCTCGCGGCATCCGGGCGGTGCTGACCAAGTCGCCCAACGACGTCGTCATCCTCTCGTCCCTCCGAACGCCCATCACCCGCTCCAACCGCGGCCACCTCAAGGACGCCTACCCCGAGGAGCTCCTCGCCACGGTCCTCCGCGCCACCCTCGCCGCGAACCCTTCGCTCCCGGCCTCCGCCGTCGAGGATGTCGCCGTCGGCGTGGTCCTCTCCGAGCTGGGCGGCTCCAAGGCCGCGCGCGCCGCCCTGAACCACGTCGGCTACGACACGGCCAGCACGAGCCTGCACACCGTCAACCGCGCCTGCGCCAGCAGCCTGCAGGCCATCGCGTCCACCGCCAACGCCATCCGCGGCGACTTCATCTCGGTCGGCGTCGCCGCGGGCATGGAGAGCATGACGCGCAACTACGGCAGCCGCGCCATCCCCGTCGACATGTGGCCCGCCCTGCGCTCCGAGACCGACACCGTCAAGGACGCCAGGGACTGCGTCATGCCCATGGGCCTGACCTCGGAGAACGTCGCGGCCCGCTATGGCGTCTCGCGCGCCGACCAGGACGCCATGGCCGCGGAGTCGCAccgccgcgccgccgccgcgcagGACGCCGGCcgcttcgacgccgagatcGTCCCCGTGCAGACCCGCTTCCAGGACGTCGACAAGGCCGGCAACCCCGTCGGCGAGGTCCAGGACGTGACGGTCACGCGGGACGACGGCGTCAGGAAGGGCGTCACGGTCGAGAAGCTGTCGACGCTCAAGCCGGCGTTCAAGGCCGACGGCACCAGCACGGCGGGCAACTCGTCGCAGGTGAGCGACGGCGCGGCCGccacgctgctgctgcgccggAGCACGGCCGAGAAGCTGGGCCTGACGGATTCCATCATGGGCAAGTTCGTCGCCGCGAGCGTGGCGGGCTGCAAGCCCGACGAGATGGGCATCGGCCCGGCCATCGCCATCCCCAAGCTGCTGggccagctcggcctggagaaCAAGGACGTGCAGAGGTGGGAGATCAACGAGGCCTTTGCCAGCCAGGCCCTCTACTGCCTGagggagctcggcctggagaaGGAGTGGGACGCCGGCAGGGTCAACCCCGACGGTGGTGCCATCGCCTTGGGTCACCCGCTGGGTGCCACGGGTGCCAGGATGACGGCGACGCTTATGCACGGTCTCAAGAGGGATGGTGGTGAGGTGGGTGTCGTTAGCATGTGCGTCGGCACCGGCATGGGTATGGCCGGATTGTTTGTGAGGGAATGA
- a CDS encoding allantoate permease, which translates to MADPTAKDSIGPESAQIESASQDKATAIHTDDAIRPAPRLPKGMDKAEQFLKEAGHSVTVTVGSNRRVVRRIDLRLLPILLVVYSLQSLDKNTLSYAAVFGLIEDAKLVGDQFSWLGSVVYVAQLVFQPLVAYLLVVMPVGKFMTGMVFCWGAILCGMAAAHDFGGLLGARLLLGIFESTVAPAFVAIVQMWYRRREQTKRNAAWYAMLGIVNIVGSLLTYGLGHIQTEALHSYQIIFLFCGGLTVVWSAVMGIFMPDSPMTAKFLKGDDKLIAVERLRMNQQGISSGVWKWEHVWECMMDPKTWLWFSTMFIISVPSGGISTFGPLIIGSFGFDRFTTILFNIPFGAIQMVATLGGAWLADKIKMKGPVLMLLCIGPIAGCAILLATTREASDRALNLFAYYIISLYPGISPLIYSWSGQNTGGDTKRKVTTAMIFIGSNAGNIAGPLLFTPEEKPGYRRGLMANLVMFALLIVLFGLGMLLIKYLNKKHAAQRVALGKPEVVIDYSMADTSASMGDDDPINDESVGERGFEDTTDLKNEDFIYVY; encoded by the exons ATGGCTGATCCCACCGCCAAAGATTCCATCGGGCCTGAGAGTGCCCAGATCGAGTCGGCGTCCCAAGACAAGGCCACGGCGATACACACAGACGATGCGATTCGTCCGGCGCCGAGGCTGCCCAAGGGCATGGACAAGGCGGAGCAGTTCCTCAAGGAGGCCGGGCACAGCGTGACGGTGACGGTGGGCAGCAACCGACGGGTGGTGCGGCGCATCGACCTGCGGCTGCTGCCGATCCTGCTGGTGGTGTACAGCCTCCAGTCCCTGGACAAGAACACGCTGTCGTACGCGGCGGTGTTTGGGCTCATCGAGGACGCCAAGCTGGTGGGCGACCAGTTCAGCTGGCTGGGCAGCGTCGTGTACGTGGCGCAGCTCGTGTTCCAGCCGCTGGTGGCCTACCTGCTGGTGGTGATGCCGGTGGGCAAGTTCATGACGGGCATGGTGTTTTGCTGGGGCGCCATCCTGTGCGGCATGGCGGCCGCGCACGACTTTGGCGGGCTCCTGGGCgccaggctgctgctgggcaTCTTTGAGAGCACCGTGGCGCCGGCCTTTGTGGCCATCGTGCAGATGTGGTACCGCCGCCGCGAGCAGACCAAGCGCAACGCCGCCTGGTACGCCATGCTGGGCATCGTCAACATTGTGGGCAGTCTGTTGACCTACGGCCTGGGGCACATCCAGACCGAGGCGCTGCACTCGTACCAGATAATATTTTTGTTCTGTGGCGGCCTGACGGTTGTGTGGTCTGCTGTTATGGG CATCTTCATGCCCGACTCCCCCATGACGGCCAAGTTCCTCAAGGGTGACGACAAGCTCATCGCCGTCGAGAGACTGCGCATGAACCAGCAGGGCATTAGCTCGGGAGTCTGGAAGTGGGAGCACGTTTGGGAGTGCATGATGGACCCCAAGACCTGGCTTTGGTTCTCTACCATGTTTATCATTTC CGTCCCCAGCGGTGGCATCTCCACCTTTGGCCCCCTCATCATCGGCTCCTTTGGCTTCGACCGCTTCACCACCATCCTCTTCAACATCCCCTTTGGCGCCATCCAAATGGTAGCCACCCTGggcggcgcctggctggccgACAAGATCAAGATGAAGGGCCCCGTGCTGATGCTGCTCTGCATCGGCCCCATCGCCGGCTGCGCCATCCTGCTGGCGACGACGCGCGAGGCGTCGGACCGGGCGCTGAACCTGTTTGCCTACTACATCATCTCCCTGTACCCGGGCATCTCGCCGCTCATCTACTCGTGGTCGGGCCAGAACACGGGCGGCGACACCAAGCGCAAGGTGACGACCGCCATGATCTTCATCGGCTCCAACGCCGGCAACATCGCGGGCCCCCTGCTCTTCACGCCCGAGGAGAAGCCCGGGTACAGGAGGGGTCTGATGGCCAACCTCGTCATGTTTGCCCTCCTCATCGTCCTCTTCGGCCTGGGCATGCTGCTCATAAAGTACCTCAACAAGAAGCACGCCGCCCAGCGCGTCGCCCTCGGGAAGCCAGAGGTCGTCATCGACTACAGCATGGCCGACACCAGCGCGTCCATGGGCGACGACGACCCGATCAATGATGAGTCGGTGGGCGAGAGGGGTTTTGAGGACACGACGGATCTGAAGAATGAGGATTTCATCTATGTGTACTAG
- a CDS encoding 3-deoxy-7-phosphoheptulonate synthase, with protein MSNGTNMVPAQVVFDDTRVLGQDPLIPPQILMEEIPITKAALETVVRGRQEAVACVIGRDDRLLVIVGPCSIHDPAAALEYCQRLKALADKLSDDLCIVMRAYLEKPRTTVGWKGLINDPDIDQTFKINKGLRISRQIFCDLTSAGMPIASEMLDTISPQFLADLISVGAIGARTTESQLHRELASGLSFPVGFKNGTDGNLGVAIDAIGAAASKHSFMGVTKQGLAAITRTAGNQHGFVILRGGTKGPNFDKASVQAAKETLVQKGQRQAIMIDCSHGNSNKDHRNQPKVAKVIGDQLREGERSIIGVMIESNINEGNQKVPAEGPSGLKKGVSITDACIDWDSTVAVLEDLADAVRARRSLYPNDRNVDREERLATPLEED; from the exons ATGTCCAACGGAACGAACATGGTGCCGGCCCAGGTCGTCTTTGACGATACCAGAG TCCTGGGTCAGGACCCTCTGATCCCTCCCCAGATCTTGATGGAGGAGATCCCGATCACCAAAGCCGCCCTCGAGACAGTCGTTCGCGGTCGCCAGGAGGCCGTCGCTTGCGTCATTGGCCGTGACGACCGCCTTCTCGTTATCGTTGGACCCTGCTCGATTCACGACCCGGCAGCGGCCCTCGAATACTGCCAACGCCTCAAGGCCCTGGCCGACAAGCTCTCAGATGACCTCTGCATCGTTATGCGCGCCTACCTCGAAAAGCCCAGGACCACGGTGGGCTGGAAGGGTCTGATCAACGACCCCGATATCGACCAGACCTTCAAGATCAACAAGGGACTGCGCATTTCGCGACAGATCTTCTGCGACCTGACCTCGGCCGGTATGCCCATCGCCAGCGAGATGCTCGATACCATTTCTCCTCAGTTCCTGGCCGATCTGATCTCGGTTGGTGCTATCGGCGCCCGCACGACCGAAAGCCAATTGCACCGAGAGTTGGCATCTGGTCTTTCGTTCCCCGTGGGATTCAAGAATGGAACGGACGGTAACCTCGGTGTCGCGATTGATGCCATCGGAGCTGCCGCCTCAAAGCACTCATTTATGGGTGTGACAAAGCAGGGTCTGGCTGCCATCACCCGGACGGCGGGCAACCAACATGGTTTCGTCATCCTGAGGGGTGGTACCAAGGGTCCCAACTTTGACAAGGCTAGTGttcaggccgccaaggagaCACTTGTCCAGAAGGGCCAGAGGCAGGCCATTATGATTGACTGCTCGCATG GCAATTCCAACaaggaccaccgcaaccaaCCCAAGGTTGCCAAGGTCATTGGTGACCAGCTGCGCGAGGGTGAGAGGTCCATCATTGGTGTCATGATCGAGTCCAACATCAACGAGGGCAACCAGAAGGTGCCGGCTGAAGGCCCGTCCGGCCTCAAGAAGGGCGTCAGCATCACGGACGCCTGTATCGACTGGGACAGCACAGTCGCTGTCCTAGAGGATCTGGCTGATGCGGTACGAGCGCGGAGGAGTCTTTACCCCAATGACCGCAACGTTGACAGGGAGGAGAGGCTCGCAACTCCTCTTGAGGAGGACTAA
- a CDS encoding neutral alpha-glucosidase ab produces the protein MVQRELIPSTWAASPSQQADSPSVNLTCNDKSLPFNFTFEAVRPNVFRTTYTSSTHPLPPHPSVTRAKVELPSGTVEVKAPGQTTKTIRAGDGTVTVDWSGATPLLKVRLAGQADDATPLLEDVPGRGYAVDGEGVAHYTRYNRKTLHVGLGEKAAPMDLSGRRFQLTATDSFGYDAHRTDPMYKHIPLLINATPDGVVATFSTTHSRGEYSVGCEMDGMWGFYKVYRQDYGGLEEYTIVGKTLQDVVTTYAEVLAGKPLLVPRWAFGYLSGGYKYTMLDDPPAGEALLDLVRKMKEHDIPCSAYQMSSGYYVSHTPPKVRNVFHWNRFRFPDPEAWIKEYHSHGMRLIANVKPYLIASHPEYKQLRDAGGLFKDPQTGASAVTKLWSAGGGERDDGGHIDFTSRAGYDWWFNGIKQLAEEGIDCMWNDNNEYVIPDDAWECKLDQPDLMAEDIPAELRSRPQIGVWGRALHTELNGKASHDAMLAVRPDERPFVLTRSATAGTMRYACSSWSGDNTTSWHGMRGANAISLNAMFSLIHCFGHDIGGFEGPQPDPELLLRWVQIGCMSPRFAINCFKTSAADNTVGDVIEPWMHPSITHLVRKAIKRRYAMIPYIYSLALESHLTAIPPQRWTGWGYERDPEVWSNKTLTDGETQYLFGDSLLIGGVYEPGVNSSKVYLPKNAGDHDDEGWLNLNAPYQHFTSGQWVNVDAEWHGAGIPILGKVGKVLPVGRDVQVLSPGEKENVASLPLDDYRAVEIFPPPPGVGKEGRWYETTWYEDDGITVAHKNKIAKYTFSYAASKTEVKVKFARDESDGFAAPWKTLTVILPSGDLRKVVAEGSGSIERLGVDDIGRQKFELK, from the coding sequence ATGGTCCAACGCGAACTCATCCCCTCGACCTGGGCGGCGTCGCCCTCACAGCAGGCCGACTCCCCCTCGGTCAACCTGACTTGCAATGACAAGTCCCTGCCCTTCAACTTCACATTCGAGGCCGTCCGGCCCAACGTCTTCCGGACGACATACACCTCATCAACCCACCCGCTCCCTCCACACCCGTCCGTCACCCGCGCCAAGGTCGAGCTGCCGTCCGGCACCGTTGAAGTCAAGGCGCCCGGGCAGACGACCAAGACGATCCGGGCCGGAGACGGCACCGTCACCGTCGACTGGAGCGGGGCGACGCCGCTGCTCAAGGTCCGGCTGGCCGgacaggccgacgacgccacgCCCCTGCTCGAGGACGTCCCCGGCAGGGGCTACGCTGTCGACGGCGAGGGCGTGGCGCACTACACGCGCTACAACCGCAAGACGCTGCACGTGGGCCTGGGCGAGAAGGCGGCGCCCATGGACCTGTCGGGCCGGCGGTTCCAGCTGACCGCCACCGACAGCTTCGGCTACGACGCCCACCGCACCGACCCCATGTACAAGCACATCCCGCTGCTCATCAACGCCACGCCcgacggcgtcgtggccACCTTCTCCACCACGCACTCGCGCGGCGAGTACAGCGTCGGCTGCGAGATGGACGGCATGTGGGGCTTCTACAAGGTCTACCGCCAGGACTACGGCGGACTCGAGGAGTACACCATCGTCGGCAAGACGCTGCAGGACGTCGTCACCACCTACGCCGAGGTCCTGGCCGGCAAGCCGCTGCTGGTGCCGCGCTGGGCCTTTGGCTACCTCTCGGGAGGCTACAAGTACACCATGCTCGACGACCCGCCCGCCGGCGAGGCCCTGCTCGACCTCGTCCGCAAGATGAAGGAGCACGACATCCCCTGCTCCGCCTACCAGATGTCCTCGGGCTACTACGTGTCCCACACCCCGCCCAAGGTCCGCAACGTCTTCCACTGGAACAGGTTCCGCTTCCCCGACCCCGAGGCCTGGATCAAGGAGTACCACAGCCACGGCATGCGCCTGATCGCCAACGTCAAGCCCTACCTGATTGCCAGCCACCCCGAGTACAAGCAGCTCAGGGACGCCGGTGGTCTGTTCAAGGACCCGCAGACCGGCGCCTCGGCTGTCACCAAGCTCTGGAGTGCCGGCGGTGGTGAGCGTGACGACGGCGGCCACATCGACTTCACCTCCCGGGCCGGCTATGACTGGTGGTTCAACGGCATCAAGcagctggccgaggagggCATCGACTGCATGTGGAACGACAACAACGAGTACGTCATCCCCGACGACGCCTGGGAGTGCAAGCTGGACCAGCCCGACCTGATGGCCGAGGACATACCCGCCGAGCTGCGCTCTCGCCCCCAGATCGGCGTGTGGGGCCGCGCCCTCCACACCGAGCTCAACGGCAAGGCCTCGCACGACGCCATGCTCGCCGTCAGGCCCGACGAGCGGCCGTTCGTGCTGACCCGCAGCGCGACGGCCGGCACCATGCGCTACGCCTGCAGCTCGTGGAGCGGCGACAACACCACCAGCTGGCACGGCATGCGCGGCGCCAACGCCATCTCCCTCAACGCCATGTTCTCGCTCATCCACTGCTTCGGCCACGACATTGGCGGCTTCGAGGGCCCGCAGCCCGACCCGGAGCTGCTGCTCCGCTGGGTCCAGATCGGCTGCATGTCGCCTCGCTTCGCCATCAACTGCTTCAAGACCTCGGCGGCCGACAACACCGTCGGCGACGTCATCGAGCCCTGGATGCACCCGAGCATCACCCACCTCGTGCGCAAGGCCATCAAGCGGCGCTACGCCATGATCCCCTACATCTACTCGCTCGCCCTCGAGAGCCACCTGACCGCCATCCCGCCGCAGCGCTGGACCGGCTGGGGCTACGAGCGCGACCCCGAGGTCTGGTCCAACAAGACCCTGACCGACGGTGAGACCCAGTACCTGTTTGGCGACTCGCTGCTCATCGGCGGCGTCTACGAGCCCGGCGTCAACAGCTCCAAGGTCTACCTGCCCAAGAACGCCGGCgaccacgacgacgagggcTGGCTGAACCTCAACGCGCCCTACCAGCACTTCACCTCTGGCCAGTGGGTCAACGTCGACGCCGAGTGGCACGGCGCCGGCATCCCCATCCTCGGCAAGGTCGGCAAGGTGCTGCCAGTTGGTAGGGACGTGCAGGTTCTGTCGCCCGGCGAGAAGGAGAACGTGGCGAGCCTGCCGCTCGACGACTACCGAGCCGTCGAGATCTTCCCGCCCCCGCCCGGCGTCGGCAAGGAGGGCCGCTGGTACGAGACGACGTGGTACGAGGATGACGGCATCACGGTCGCGCACAAGAACAAGATTGCCAAGTACACCTTCTCTTATGCCGCCTCCAAGACCGAGGTCAAGGTCAAGTTTGCCCGCGATGAGAGCGACGGCTTTGCCGCGCCCTGGAAGACCCTCACCGTTATTCTGCCATCTGGCGATCTGAGAAAGGTCGTCGCCGAAGGCAGTGGATCTATTGAGAGGCTGGGTGTTGATGATATTGGCCGCCAAAAGTTTGAGTTGAAGTGA